TCCGGAGCCGGTTCGTCCAGCAGGCACACCGCCGCCGGATTGCCGGAAAACGGTCTTGATGTGAAAGCGTCAACGCAAAGGATGGGGATGGATTTCATGTTTTTATCAGACGTATTGAAGGACTGGCATGACGATATTTCGTTATCATTACTTTAAGAAGTTAATGATAACTTTATAGCGTCCTGTATTATCGTGCAAGCTCCGCCGAAAAGCCCTCTTCGGCCATCGCCTTCTCAAAAACCGGGTCGAGCTTGGCGCATTCCCTCGCCAACCGCCGATGCTCCACTTGCGCAATCTTTTCCTGGACAGCGGCCTGAATGGCTTTGCTCCGGTTCGGGAAAACGTGTTTCTTGACCAAATGGTCCAGCCTGGCAAGGACCTTTTCATCCAAGCTGAGGGCGATTTTTGCTGTCCGCATATTATGTTCCAGTATAACAATTATCAAACAGTCTTATTCCTCTTCAAGTCAGCAATAAATTCCTTGAAGTCCATTTGCCCGATGCCGCACAAAATATGCCTAGCTCCCCACACAATGCCAATTGTAGTTGATTTTAATCTGCCGGAGTAAATGCCGACTAAATAACCCTCTTCATTGAAAAGAGTCAATCCCTTTTTTAGTTGAAACTCCCGGCATGACCGTCACGCCGCTTTCACCATTATCTTCCCCGCCAGAGCCCGTTTCATGATCTCACGCAGTTCTGGCAGGTGTTTATAACCGCTCACTTTCCTCAACCTG
This genomic interval from Nitrospinota bacterium contains the following:
- a CDS encoding ribbon-helix-helix protein, CopG family, which codes for MRTAKIALSLDEKVLARLDHLVKKHVFPNRSKAIQAAVQEKIAQVEHRRLARECAKLDPVFEKAMAEEGFSAELAR